Genomic DNA from Paenibacillus sp. KS-LC4:
CACAAAAATGCAGTTAAACGGAGGTATAACCAATGAATATATGGATTCGCAAACAATGGACTTTGCTGCTCGGCGTGTTATTTGTCCTATCAGCGTTCGTTACTTTGTTCAAATATACGGTAGAGCAGGGCTGGGTAACGAATGCGATGAAAATCGGGCTGGGATTGCTGAGCGGCGCAGGCTTTGCCGCAGCAGGATTTTCGTTGATTAAGCGGGAAAAGTGGCCGCTCGTCGGCGAGCTATCAATCGGACTAGGCGCCTGCCTGCTGTATATGACGGCTGCCTTTGCAGGTGTCTATTATGAAATGTGGGACTCCATGACGGTATTGCTCGGCATGACAGCTGTTACTGCGGCGCTTACGGTTTATGCTTACCGCTTTGAATCGCGCCTGCTCACTAACATTGCTCTTACGGGCGGGTTGCTGTCGCCTTTGCTCATGCGTCCAGAGACGGATCAAGTATTTACGTTATTCCTGTATATGCTGGTGCTTAATTCCGCATTTTTCTGGCTCAGCACGGTGAAGAGCTGGAACGAGCTCAGACTGATCTCCTTTATCGGAAGCTGGATTATGTATATCGTTTATTTCTTCACCTTTGATCCGATCGTAGAAGGGGTATGGAATTTGCCGCTGCGCTACGCGCTTGCCGCATTTCTGTTTTACCAAATCGGCTTCCTGCTTGCTTCGCGGGCTAATAAACAGAGCTTTGACGGGATGAATATGTTTGCGGGACTGTCCAATGGCGTTATTTTTGGCTTCTGGTCGCTGCTGCTCATTCATGGTGAAGTGCATTATGCTTATCCGCTGGCGTTTATCGGCTTTGTGTTGCTGCTTGCCGGCTCGTTTATTCACTATCATATGAAGCACATGGAGACAGCCTCGGCTACGTATGGTTCTGCTGGTGTACTGCTGATGCTGCTCGCGCTTAATCAGGTAGGAAGCGGTCTGGCTGTTAAACCAATCGTTAATGTATTTCTATGGTCGACAGTGGCTGCACTGCTTGTTATAGCAGGCAAAAGGTTCCGTTGGCAGGCTATGAATTTGGCATCGCTCATTATATGGTTTACGACGGTATGCTATTGGTACGTCATCACATGGTTTACACCGCGCGGCGAATGGTTCGGCGTCTTCATTCCGTTTCTGAACTGGGGCGCAATGGCATGGCTGGCGCTTGCGGCATTGGGCTTCTATTATTCGGCACGGCAGACATTTGCGTCACTTGGAGATGCAGGCAACCGCGTAATGGGGAACATGTACGCGCTTTGCTCGCATTTAATAATCGGCGGCTTGCTGACCGTTCAAATGATTCGGTTGTTTCAGGAGCATCTTTATGATCTTCCAGGCATCTATATGCAGCTTAGCCTCTCGGCTTCATGGGGCGTATACGCGCTTCTGCTCGTATTGTGGGGGGTCAACCGCGGCCAATCGGTGTTCCGCTGGTTTGGCTTCTCGGTTCTGGGGCTGACGGCCATTAAAGCGATTTTCTTCGACCTGAATGGCCAGGAAAGCTTATACAAGGTGCTCGTTCTGCTGTTGCTTGGAGGAATCTCCTTCCTCATTGCTTGGATCAATGGCAAATGGAATAAAGTAAGAGAGCTTGGCGACCAATCTTGGGAGCAGCAAAGTGCAGAGTCCGAAATCAAGAAAGATAACGGGTGACTGTCGGCTCATGAAAAATGAACAATTGGGGAATGAATAAAGCGGTTCGAAAGCCTTATTTTGATCAAAATCCAGTGGAAAAGCTTGACTAAATGAGGGGTAATATATTATCGTTACTTACGTAAAGTAATTAATGTTACTTTGATGTGCATCTAATCAAGCATGAAGCTAAACCATTTAACGGGAGGTATTTGATTATGTCACAAAGCTTTTTGGAATCTGTACAAGCAAGACGTACTTACTACGGAATTAGCAAAGAAGCCGTCGTTTCTGATGAGAAAATCGTAGAATTGGTAAACGAGGCCGTTAAACATTCCCCTTCATCCTTCAACTCTCAAAGTGCTAGAGCAGTCGTTCTGCTCGGCGAAAATCATGATAAATTGTGGAGCATTGTGCTGGAAG
This window encodes:
- a CDS encoding DUF2339 domain-containing protein, yielding MNIWIRKQWTLLLGVLFVLSAFVTLFKYTVEQGWVTNAMKIGLGLLSGAGFAAAGFSLIKREKWPLVGELSIGLGACLLYMTAAFAGVYYEMWDSMTVLLGMTAVTAALTVYAYRFESRLLTNIALTGGLLSPLLMRPETDQVFTLFLYMLVLNSAFFWLSTVKSWNELRLISFIGSWIMYIVYFFTFDPIVEGVWNLPLRYALAAFLFYQIGFLLASRANKQSFDGMNMFAGLSNGVIFGFWSLLLIHGEVHYAYPLAFIGFVLLLAGSFIHYHMKHMETASATYGSAGVLLMLLALNQVGSGLAVKPIVNVFLWSTVAALLVIAGKRFRWQAMNLASLIIWFTTVCYWYVITWFTPRGEWFGVFIPFLNWGAMAWLALAALGFYYSARQTFASLGDAGNRVMGNMYALCSHLIIGGLLTVQMIRLFQEHLYDLPGIYMQLSLSASWGVYALLLVLWGVNRGQSVFRWFGFSVLGLTAIKAIFFDLNGQESLYKVLVLLLLGGISFLIAWINGKWNKVRELGDQSWEQQSAESEIKKDNG